The sequence below is a genomic window from Anaerocolumna chitinilytica.
AGATTCTTTATAAAGGTGTTTATATTCAATTTCATAGTAAGGATTGTAACTAATACAATGAATCCTCCATTTAAGCCTGCTATAATACTATTTAGCAGATCACCGCCAAGAAGAATGGTAAACGCAGAAGAACCAACTATCGTGCATGGATAAATCAGGTAGTTACTGTACTGCTTCCTGGTCTTAATACTTTTGAGTTCCAGAAAGGCTTCTTCTATAGTTATAATACCGGAACATAAATTTCTGGAGACATTATTGGTTTCATATATATAGGCTATATTAGTCACACGGTTTTCCACTCTCTTCACAAGAGTAATGCTATCGATTGCTGTATCATCAAGGCACAAAAAGATACCGGTTGGAGTTACAAAGGCTTCTGTTTTCTCAAGCCCGGAAG
It includes:
- a CDS encoding threonine/serine exporter family protein, producing the protein MNYKLLADTAMLAGEIMLISGAETYRVEDTMSRILKTSGLEKTEAFVTPTGIFLCLDDTAIDSITLVKRVENRVTNIAYIYETNNVSRNLCSGIITIEEAFLELKSIKTRKQYSNYLIYPCTIVGSSAFTILLGGDLLNSIIAGLNGGFIVLVTILTMKLNINTFIKNLTASVLIALNSMIFLHYMGSYIQLDALIGGSIMPLLPGVAITNAIRDTLQGDYMSGGARAIESFVLAASSAVGIGIGIALYSCLTGGAIL